The proteins below are encoded in one region of Neoasaia chiangmaiensis:
- a CDS encoding ABC transporter permease yields the protein MTGMPRAATLSEPMLDLMPLHGTSAMKAAFGDVRAGFALLPLAMSLGWLDIKLRYRGSMLGPFWLTISTAVMVGALGLLYAELFHMNLSRYLPFLSLSLVLWAYMSATINEAPMIFTQSAGLMHAMRMPVTMHVLRAIIRNTLVLLHNIVVIAVVFTLYHVWPRHLWVLAPVLLLWLFDSMAVATLLGLLGARFRDTPPIVASLMQIFFFVTPVIWQPDLIYAGRQYLLLDPFYPIIEILRGPLLGESLRPSIWYAALAHSAVLWGIALVVFARFRARIAYWV from the coding sequence ATGACGGGAATGCCGCGCGCCGCCACGTTGAGCGAGCCGATGCTCGATCTGATGCCGTTACACGGCACCAGCGCCATGAAGGCGGCATTCGGCGATGTGCGCGCTGGTTTTGCGCTCCTGCCGCTTGCGATGTCGCTGGGGTGGCTGGATATCAAGCTGCGGTATCGGGGCTCCATGCTGGGGCCGTTCTGGCTGACGATCTCCACGGCCGTCATGGTCGGCGCGCTGGGGCTGCTCTACGCCGAACTGTTTCACATGAACCTGTCGCGCTATCTGCCTTTCCTTTCGCTGTCGCTCGTTCTCTGGGCCTATATGAGTGCGACGATCAACGAGGCACCGATGATCTTCACCCAGAGCGCGGGGCTGATGCATGCCATGCGGATGCCGGTGACGATGCACGTGCTGCGCGCCATCATTCGCAACACGTTGGTGTTGCTGCACAATATCGTGGTGATTGCCGTCGTGTTCACGCTCTATCACGTCTGGCCGCGCCATCTCTGGGTGCTAGCGCCTGTGCTGCTTCTGTGGCTGTTCGACAGCATGGCGGTCGCGACGCTTTTGGGCCTGCTGGGCGCGCGCTTTCGCGATACGCCTCCGATCGTTGCATCCCTGATGCAGATATTCTTTTTCGTGACGCCAGTGATCTGGCAGCCCGACCTGATCTATGCCGGGCGACAATACCTGCTGCTCGATCCGTTCTATCCGATCATCGAGATCCTGCGCGGGCCTTTGCTGGGTGAAAGTCTTCGCCCGTCGATCTGGTATGCCGCCCTCGCGCACAGCGCCGTGTTGTGGGGTATCGCCCTTGTTGTTTTCGCGCGTTTCCGGGCGCGCATTGCCTACTGGGTCTGA
- a CDS encoding ABC transporter ATP-binding protein gives MAAIDVRNLHISFPLYHGASRSLKHSMAEAVSGWRSGPSAHLARDARARIVVNVLRGIDFQLRPGDRLGLIGGNGAGKTTLLRAMAGIYEPIAGRVQIQGLLGTLLDPNLGMNIELTGRENIGLRCRFFGLARADVQDIEHNVEDFANLGDFMDMPMKTYSAGMLVRLAFGLATAITPQVLLMDEWFMAGDASFMEKAQHRLAALVERTEILVVSTHQPDIMCRWCTRVIWLDNGMIRMDGTPDDVLAAYLAA, from the coding sequence ATGGCCGCGATCGACGTTCGAAATCTGCATATCAGTTTCCCCCTCTACCATGGTGCGAGCCGCTCCCTGAAGCACAGCATGGCCGAGGCAGTATCCGGCTGGCGGAGCGGTCCTTCGGCGCATCTGGCGCGCGACGCGCGGGCGCGTATCGTGGTGAACGTTCTGAGGGGAATCGATTTCCAGTTGCGGCCGGGTGACCGGCTGGGACTGATCGGCGGCAACGGCGCCGGCAAAACAACACTGCTGCGTGCGATGGCCGGTATCTACGAGCCGATTGCCGGGCGGGTGCAGATACAGGGTTTGCTCGGCACGCTGCTCGATCCCAATCTTGGCATGAATATCGAACTGACCGGCCGGGAGAATATCGGCCTGAGATGCCGGTTCTTCGGTCTGGCACGGGCGGACGTGCAGGATATCGAGCATAATGTCGAGGACTTCGCCAATCTCGGCGATTTCATGGACATGCCGATGAAGACCTACAGTGCCGGCATGCTGGTGCGCCTTGCTTTCGGTCTGGCGACGGCGATCACACCGCAGGTTCTGTTGATGGACGAGTGGTTCATGGCAGGCGATGCCAGTTTCATGGAAAAGGCGCAGCATCGGCTGGCGGCGCTGGTCGAGCGGACCGAGATTCTTGTGGTGTCGACGCATCAGCCGGACATCATGTGTCGCTGGTGCACGCGCGTGATCTGGCTGGATAACGGCATGATCCGCATGGACGGCACGCCCGATGACGTTCTAGCGGCGTATCTCGCAGCCTGA
- a CDS encoding ABC transporter permease, which yields MTNWRMAARLAWRDLRGAALGGMGIALACLMIGVAAIAAVGGMRASVQDGIDAQRRAMLGGDLAIESKDPLPDGLRRFLVAGGASVSRQIALRSMLYKADSDRPGDRLLVDLHGVDSAWPLAGDAPLSPAMPLARALSPQSAIAEPMVLTRLHLRAGDRVRIGNRALTLRAALTTVPDAGSITLAPRVTVPIDDLQQAGLLSAGVLATWTLHAAWPGDDAQRQARAMAVEHDLAQRFPGAGWRLRDIRDASPGLSRMVDQTAQFLTLLGLTALLLGGLGVSAGVSAWMMSRRRLIGVLSSLGASSALIARIIGLQIGVLCFGGIAMGVVLGVLCAWIGLSLASGLLGVGPDIAAMLLSAARASWIGILTALVFTIGPILRGLRVPPATLFRDLPGSEGGPRIWPWTVGAAALLFAVIVLTAGDRRLTAGFALTLLPTLAFLLALGRLLRWSAAWLAVRMRHGGVMRLGVAMLARQGAGASRLVLGLGAGLCGLATIWLVEGALIDQFSRAVPEGAPSFYFIDIQPADLSRFQMILRSMPSMRGEADLPSLRTRVMRLNDTSAENAPATPRTQWALKGDHGLTIMGARPDDIRLTAGQWWSADYDGPPLLSLDAGLAAGWHVGVGDHLTLNVLGRDIDFRIANLRQVAWQSLRMNFAFVASPGLLSHAPHTMVATVRTDGDPTHDADILAAVTDALPGATGIRVADVLATLAAMVRRLSIALTAMALVLLVSGLLVLCATLLAERPRRRQDAAILRALGASDTQLRLIWLVEFTGVGALTGLGAVIGGITLATIAMRLLLNAPLPFMPLRLLAVIVGALALMFVVGLLSLRESLRARPAALLRGSS from the coding sequence ATGACGAACTGGCGCATGGCGGCGCGACTGGCCTGGCGTGACCTGCGGGGTGCCGCGCTGGGCGGCATGGGCATCGCTCTGGCCTGTCTCATGATCGGCGTGGCGGCCATCGCTGCCGTCGGTGGCATGCGGGCCTCGGTGCAGGACGGCATCGACGCACAACGCCGCGCGATGCTCGGTGGCGACCTGGCCATCGAGAGCAAGGACCCGCTGCCGGACGGGTTGCGCCGGTTCCTCGTAGCAGGCGGCGCCAGCGTTTCCCGGCAGATCGCCCTGCGTTCCATGCTTTACAAGGCCGATTCAGATCGTCCGGGCGACCGCCTGCTCGTCGATCTTCACGGCGTCGATTCCGCATGGCCTCTGGCGGGCGACGCACCGCTTTCGCCGGCCATGCCGCTTGCCCGTGCGCTGTCGCCACAGAGCGCCATCGCCGAACCCATGGTGCTGACGCGCCTGCATCTTCGGGCCGGAGACCGGGTCCGGATCGGCAATCGCGCCCTGACCCTCCGCGCGGCCCTGACCACCGTCCCCGATGCCGGGAGCATCACGCTCGCGCCGCGCGTCACGGTGCCGATCGATGACCTGCAGCAGGCCGGGCTGCTTTCGGCCGGCGTGCTGGCGACCTGGACGCTGCATGCCGCCTGGCCGGGCGATGATGCGCAACGTCAGGCCCGCGCCATGGCCGTGGAGCACGATCTGGCGCAGCGCTTCCCCGGCGCGGGCTGGCGACTGCGCGATATCCGCGATGCCTCTCCCGGCCTCTCGCGCATGGTCGACCAGACCGCGCAATTCCTCACGCTCCTGGGACTGACCGCCCTGCTGCTGGGCGGACTCGGGGTTTCCGCCGGTGTTTCGGCCTGGATGATGAGCCGCCGCCGCCTGATCGGCGTCCTGTCCAGCCTCGGCGCATCATCGGCGCTGATCGCCCGTATCATCGGGTTGCAGATCGGTGTCCTGTGCTTCGGCGGAATCGCAATGGGCGTGGTTCTGGGGGTTCTGTGCGCGTGGATCGGCCTTTCGCTGGCGTCCGGCCTGCTCGGCGTCGGGCCGGATATCGCGGCGATGCTGCTCTCTGCCGCGCGGGCCTCCTGGATCGGCATTCTCACGGCACTCGTCTTCACCATCGGCCCCATCCTGCGCGGCCTGCGCGTGCCACCCGCCACGCTGTTTCGTGATCTCCCCGGCAGCGAAGGCGGGCCGCGCATATGGCCATGGACGGTCGGCGCGGCGGCGCTTCTGTTCGCCGTCATTGTTCTGACGGCTGGCGACCGTCGCCTGACAGCCGGTTTCGCGCTGACGCTCCTGCCGACGCTTGCGTTCCTGCTGGCGCTGGGGCGCCTGCTACGCTGGAGCGCCGCGTGGCTGGCCGTGCGTATGCGCCATGGCGGCGTGATGCGGCTGGGCGTGGCAATGCTCGCCCGGCAAGGTGCCGGTGCGTCCCGGCTCGTTCTGGGTCTGGGCGCTGGACTATGCGGCCTTGCCACGATCTGGCTGGTCGAGGGGGCGCTGATCGACCAGTTCTCCCGCGCGGTGCCGGAAGGTGCGCCGTCGTTCTATTTCATCGATATCCAGCCCGCCGATCTCTCCCGTTTCCAGATGATCCTGCGCAGCATGCCGAGCATGCGTGGCGAGGCGGATCTGCCTTCCCTGCGCACGCGCGTCATGCGCCTCAACGACACATCCGCCGAAAACGCGCCGGCGACACCACGCACGCAATGGGCGCTCAAGGGCGATCATGGGCTCACGATCATGGGCGCCCGTCCGGACGACATTCGCCTGACGGCCGGGCAATGGTGGTCCGCCGATTACGACGGGCCGCCGCTTCTTTCCCTCGATGCCGGGTTGGCGGCGGGCTGGCATGTCGGCGTGGGCGATCATCTGACGCTCAACGTGCTCGGTCGCGACATCGACTTCCGCATCGCCAACCTGCGGCAGGTCGCATGGCAATCCCTGCGCATGAACTTCGCCTTCGTCGCATCGCCGGGCCTTCTTTCCCATGCCCCGCATACGATGGTGGCCACGGTCCGCACGGATGGCGATCCGACGCACGACGCCGACATTCTGGCAGCGGTGACCGATGCGCTACCGGGCGCTACCGGCATTCGTGTGGCAGATGTTCTGGCCACGCTGGCCGCCATGGTGCGCCGCCTCAGCATCGCCCTCACGGCGATGGCTCTGGTTCTTCTGGTGTCCGGCCTGCTGGTGCTTTGCGCAACCCTGCTGGCGGAGCGTCCCCGTCGGAGGCAGGACGCCGCGATCCTGCGTGCGCTCGGCGCGTCAGATACCCAACTGCGCCTCATCTGGCTGGTGGAATTTACCGGGGTGGGCGCTCTGACGGGTCTGGGTGCCGTCATCGGCGGCATAACGCTTGCCACTATCGCCATGCGGCTTCTGCTCAATGCACCGCTCCCCTTCATGCCATTACGATTGCTCGCGGTGATCGTCGGCGCGCTGGCGCTGATGTTCGTCGTCGGCCTGCTGTCGCTGCGGGAATCCCTGCGTGCCCGCCCGGCCGCGCTGCTCCGCGGGTCGTCGTAA
- a CDS encoding ABC transporter ATP-binding protein — MAVIETPRTSHSQHNDAVIVQDATLKIPRRGTEPLTILDDVSLRVPSGEATGIIGPSGSGKTSLMMLMGGLERPTSGRIVVDGTDIGQLSENDRARFRQARIGIVFQSFHLLPTMTALQNVMVPLELAGIDRAADRAHAALVSVGLDQRATHRPAELSGGEQQRVALARAVVTQPRLILADEPTGNLDPETGAHVMALLFDLRAKLGTTLVLVTHDMNLAARCDRRLTMRAGRLA; from the coding sequence ATGGCGGTTATCGAAACTCCTCGGACATCACACTCCCAACACAATGACGCCGTTATCGTTCAGGACGCCACCCTGAAGATCCCCCGCCGCGGCACCGAACCACTAACCATTCTCGATGACGTCTCGCTGCGTGTGCCATCCGGCGAGGCCACGGGCATCATTGGCCCGTCCGGTTCCGGCAAGACATCGCTGATGATGCTGATGGGCGGCCTCGAACGCCCGACATCGGGCCGCATCGTGGTGGACGGCACCGATATCGGCCAGCTTTCGGAGAACGACCGTGCGCGCTTCCGGCAGGCGCGCATCGGCATCGTGTTCCAGTCCTTTCATCTTCTGCCGACGATGACAGCCCTTCAGAACGTCATGGTGCCGCTCGAACTCGCGGGGATCGACCGTGCCGCCGACCGCGCGCATGCCGCGCTGGTCTCGGTCGGACTGGATCAACGCGCCACGCACCGTCCCGCCGAGCTGTCAGGCGGGGAACAGCAGCGCGTGGCCCTCGCCCGTGCCGTGGTCACGCAACCCCGCCTTATTCTGGCGGACGAGCCGACAGGCAACCTCGACCCGGAAACCGGTGCCCATGTCATGGCGCTGCTGTTCGACCTGCGCGCCAAACTCGGCACCACACTGGTCCTGGTGACGCATGACATGAACCTCGCCGCGCGCTGCGACCGACGGCTGACCATGCGCGCGGGGCGTCTCGCATGA
- a CDS encoding arylesterase: MPDVHRCFRRLLCWRHWGVAVAVTAALSCSAQAAPLKLLALGDSLTAGYGLPHDRGFVPQLQRALDARHDDVTVLDGGVSGDTSADALARLDWVLGDRPDAAIVELGGNDGLRGLDPQLMQDHIRAILDRLRQAHIPVLLSGMLAPPNMGPEYGARFRAAFDGLAWTPGIMWDPFFLDGVAGHPNLQQGDRMHANAAGVQAIVARLVPQIERLLDQARAARSR, encoded by the coding sequence ATGCCTGATGTCCACCGTTGTTTTCGACGTCTGTTGTGTTGGCGACATTGGGGTGTCGCTGTCGCCGTGACGGCGGCCCTGTCCTGTTCAGCGCAGGCCGCGCCATTGAAGTTGCTGGCGCTGGGAGATTCGCTGACGGCCGGTTACGGCCTGCCGCATGATCGGGGTTTCGTGCCGCAACTGCAACGGGCGCTGGATGCGCGGCACGATGATGTCACCGTGCTCGACGGCGGAGTGTCCGGCGATACCAGCGCCGATGCGCTGGCGCGGCTGGACTGGGTGCTGGGCGACAGGCCGGACGCCGCCATCGTGGAACTGGGCGGCAACGACGGATTGCGGGGCTTGGACCCTCAACTGATGCAGGATCATATCCGCGCGATTCTCGATCGGCTGCGGCAGGCGCATATACCGGTTCTGCTGAGCGGGATGCTAGCGCCGCCGAACATGGGGCCGGAATACGGCGCGCGGTTCAGGGCGGCGTTCGATGGATTGGCGTGGACGCCGGGCATCATGTGGGATCCGTTCTTTCTCGACGGCGTTGCCGGGCACCCGAATTTGCAGCAGGGCGATCGCATGCATGCCAATGCCGCCGGCGTGCAGGCGATCGTGGCGCGGTTGGTGCCGCAGATCGAGCGGTTGCTGGATCAGGCTCGTGCCGCCCGGTCGCGATAG
- the ssb gene encoding single-stranded DNA-binding protein — MAGSVNKVILIGNLGKDPEVRNAQTGTKIVNLTVATSETWNDRNSGEKRERTEWHRVVIFNERVADVAERFLRKGRKVYIEGQLQTRKWTDQSGQERFTTEVVIDRFRGDLVLIDSNRGGESDAGGGYDSPPRQLNAPRGGGNAPSRGGSGGSGGWDAPGGDLDDEIPF, encoded by the coding sequence ATGGCCGGAAGCGTCAATAAAGTCATCCTGATCGGCAATCTGGGCAAGGATCCGGAAGTGCGAAATGCGCAGACCGGCACGAAGATCGTCAATCTGACGGTGGCAACCAGCGAAACCTGGAACGACCGCAATTCAGGCGAGAAACGCGAGCGCACGGAGTGGCATCGTGTCGTCATTTTCAACGAGCGCGTTGCGGATGTGGCGGAACGTTTTCTTCGCAAGGGTCGCAAGGTCTATATCGAAGGACAGTTGCAGACCCGAAAATGGACCGATCAGTCCGGGCAGGAGCGGTTCACGACGGAAGTCGTCATCGACCGTTTCCGTGGCGATCTGGTGCTGATCGACAGCAACCGGGGCGGTGAGAGCGATGCGGGAGGCGGTTACGACAGCCCGCCGCGGCAGCTGAATGCCCCCCGTGGTGGTGGCAATGCACCATCGCGCGGCGGCTCGGGTGGTTCGGGCGGCTGGGATGCACCCGGCGGCGATCTGGATGACGAAATCCCGTTCTGA
- a CDS encoding protein adenylyltransferase SelO: protein MQLANHYAALPQHFSAPAVLQPVKAPRLVKLNTALARSLGLDPIWLSGPEGVAFLAGNRFPDGINPVATAYAGHQFGHLVPQLGDGRALLLGDGVDERGKPFEIQMKGAGRTPFSRRGDGRAALGPVLREYLVSEAMAAFGVPTTRALAAVSTGETVVRATLQPGAILTRVASSHIRVGTFQFFALRGDDDAIRQLADFALERHYPELIGRPDRYLAFFDAVVSAQAELIAHWMSLGFIHGVMNTDNMTVSGETIDYGPCAFLDEYDPRKVFSSIDQGGRYAYDNQPRIAQWNLARLAETLLPLMDGDADVAVGKAQEILMAFPTRYGHAYDRHFRAKLGLRAEREEDHALIVDWLTLLAAEKADFTLSFRQLSEGALAHDAMPGFGSWHARWRDRVAREDSMDAAQAAMRFVNPVVIPRNHRIEAVISAAETGDFGPFEAMLAAVTHPFDDDAAHASPPRPEERVWETFCGT from the coding sequence ATGCAACTGGCCAATCACTATGCGGCCCTGCCGCAGCATTTCTCCGCGCCAGCGGTCTTGCAGCCCGTCAAGGCGCCCCGGCTGGTGAAGCTGAACACGGCTCTGGCCCGAAGCCTGGGCCTCGATCCGATTTGGCTGTCCGGTCCTGAGGGTGTCGCCTTCCTCGCAGGCAATCGCTTTCCGGACGGGATCAATCCTGTGGCCACGGCGTATGCCGGGCATCAGTTCGGACATCTGGTTCCCCAGTTGGGAGATGGCCGCGCCCTGCTTCTGGGCGACGGTGTCGACGAGCGCGGCAAGCCGTTCGAAATCCAGATGAAAGGCGCGGGACGCACACCGTTTTCCCGCCGGGGCGATGGGCGTGCGGCACTCGGCCCGGTTCTGCGTGAATATCTGGTCAGCGAAGCGATGGCCGCTTTCGGCGTGCCGACGACACGCGCATTGGCGGCTGTCTCAACGGGCGAGACGGTCGTGCGGGCAACGTTGCAGCCAGGTGCGATCCTCACGCGGGTGGCCAGCAGCCATATCCGCGTGGGGACATTTCAGTTTTTCGCTCTTCGCGGCGACGATGACGCGATCCGGCAACTGGCCGACTTCGCACTCGAGCGGCATTATCCGGAATTGATCGGGCGGCCGGATCGGTATCTTGCCTTTTTCGATGCCGTCGTCTCGGCGCAGGCCGAACTGATTGCCCACTGGATGAGTCTCGGCTTTATTCATGGTGTCATGAATACCGACAACATGACGGTTTCAGGCGAGACGATCGACTATGGTCCCTGTGCCTTCCTCGATGAATACGACCCACGGAAGGTCTTCAGTTCGATCGATCAGGGCGGTCGCTACGCCTACGATAATCAACCGCGTATCGCGCAATGGAATCTGGCACGTCTGGCGGAAACGCTCCTGCCGTTGATGGATGGCGATGCCGATGTCGCGGTTGGAAAAGCGCAGGAAATCCTGATGGCGTTCCCGACGCGCTATGGCCATGCCTATGACCGGCATTTTCGTGCGAAGCTCGGTTTGCGTGCCGAACGGGAAGAGGATCACGCCCTGATTGTCGACTGGCTCACGCTTCTGGCGGCGGAAAAGGCGGATTTCACCCTGAGCTTCCGTCAGTTGAGCGAAGGTGCGCTTGCGCACGATGCCATGCCCGGTTTCGGGTCGTGGCATGCCCGCTGGCGGGACCGCGTGGCGCGGGAGGACAGCATGGATGCGGCGCAAGCCGCGATGCGCTTCGTCAATCCGGTCGTCATCCCGCGTAACCACCGGATCGAAGCGGTGATCTCGGCGGCTGAAACAGGGGATTTCGGCCCCTTCGAGGCTATGCTGGCGGCCGTGACGCATCCTTTCGACGACGATGCTGCCCATGCCTCGCCGCCACGGCCGGAAGAACGTGTCTGGGAAACGTTCTGCGGAACGTGA
- the sthA gene encoding Si-specific NAD(P)(+) transhydrogenase, whose amino-acid sequence MTNKRQYDLVVIGSGPSGRRAAVQAAKFGRSVLVVDKLPRVGGVSLHSGTIPSKTLRETVLNLTGWRERGFYGSMYRVKQDITAADLRARLAKTLDYEVEVLEHQFARNNVTVEHGLARFIAPHEIDVLTSAGDSRRVTADKIVIAVGTHPYRPHDIPFDESVVLDSDGIIALDNLPRSLTVVGGGVIGIEYATIFSALDIRVTIIEPRENILDFVDRELVADFMHQLRDRGMMFRLGAKLDAIQMEGRQPVAILDGGRRVRADMLLYTAGRTGATDQLDLAACGLTTDSRGRLRVDPHTFQTSVPHIYATGDVIGFPSLASTSLEQGRIAACHACGQSVPPAPEFFPYGIYSVPEISTVGKSEEAVRAEGIPYECGIARFRETSRGTIMGIQGGLLKLIVSLETRKLLGVHIVGEGATELIHIGQAVLNLGGSLDYFIDATFNYPTLAEAYKIAALDAWNRITPRVETVSSNVGVAAPVAAATPT is encoded by the coding sequence ATGACCAACAAACGGCAATACGATCTGGTCGTGATCGGCAGTGGCCCCTCGGGCCGACGGGCCGCCGTTCAGGCGGCAAAGTTCGGTCGATCCGTGCTGGTTGTGGACAAGCTGCCGCGTGTCGGGGGCGTTTCGCTGCATAGCGGCACCATTCCGTCCAAGACATTGCGGGAGACGGTGCTGAACCTCACCGGCTGGCGGGAACGCGGCTTCTATGGTTCGATGTATCGGGTCAAGCAGGATATCACCGCGGCCGATCTGCGCGCCCGACTGGCCAAGACGCTCGATTACGAGGTCGAGGTGCTGGAGCATCAGTTCGCGCGCAATAACGTGACCGTCGAACATGGGCTGGCGCGTTTCATTGCACCGCACGAGATTGATGTCCTGACGAGCGCGGGCGATTCCCGCCGGGTGACGGCAGACAAGATCGTCATTGCGGTGGGAACGCATCCTTACAGGCCCCACGACATCCCGTTCGATGAGTCGGTGGTGCTCGACAGCGACGGCATCATCGCACTCGATAACCTGCCGCGTTCGCTGACCGTCGTCGGCGGTGGCGTGATCGGCATTGAATATGCCACGATCTTCAGCGCGCTGGATATCCGCGTCACGATCATCGAGCCGCGAGAGAATATTCTCGATTTCGTCGATCGCGAACTGGTCGCGGACTTCATGCACCAGCTCCGTGACCGCGGGATGATGTTCCGTCTCGGTGCCAAACTCGACGCTATCCAGATGGAGGGGCGACAGCCGGTCGCGATACTGGATGGCGGGCGGCGCGTCCGGGCGGACATGCTGCTTTATACCGCAGGTCGCACCGGCGCGACCGATCAGCTCGATCTTGCGGCGTGCGGGCTGACGACGGATTCGCGGGGACGGCTGCGGGTCGATCCGCACACGTTCCAGACATCGGTGCCGCATATCTATGCCACGGGCGATGTGATCGGCTTCCCTTCTCTTGCTTCGACATCGCTGGAGCAGGGTCGGATCGCCGCGTGTCATGCGTGTGGACAGTCGGTGCCGCCAGCACCGGAGTTTTTCCCTTACGGCATTTATTCCGTGCCGGAGATTTCAACCGTCGGAAAGAGCGAGGAGGCGGTGCGCGCCGAAGGCATTCCCTACGAATGCGGCATCGCACGCTTCCGCGAGACCTCGCGCGGAACGATCATGGGCATCCAGGGTGGATTGCTCAAACTCATCGTGTCGCTGGAAACGCGCAAGTTGCTGGGCGTGCATATCGTTGGCGAAGGCGCGACGGAACTTATCCATATCGGCCAGGCCGTGCTGAATCTCGGTGGGTCGCTCGATTACTTCATCGATGCCACGTTCAACTATCCGACGCTTGCCGAAGCCTACAAGATTGCGGCGCTCGATGCCTGGAACCGGATCACGCCGCGTGTCGAAACGGTATCGTCTAACGTTGGCGTGGCAGCCCCTGTCGCGGCAGCCACGCCAACTTAG